From the Methanomicrobiales archaeon genome, one window contains:
- the cobJ gene encoding precorrin-3B C(17)-methyltransferase, with amino-acid sequence MPSPDESCGRLCIVGTGPGDIACMTERARRAIADAEYVIGNGRYLDLIEDLIAGKTVLRSGMGREVERAETAAELAAEHRVALVSGGDPGIYGMASIVLEVIERRGLDVAVEVVPGVTAAQAAASLLGSPLSGDHVTLSLSDLLTPWAVIEKRLDLAFSMRVPVVIYNPKSRGRAEHCARALEIARAHLPPQTPVGIVRNAYRPEERVVVTTLEEIADFLKDVDMHSTLIVGGEESRIWRSGSDARGIITPRGYHRKYVY; translated from the coding sequence TTGCCGTCGCCCGATGAGTCCTGCGGCCGTCTCTGCATTGTGGGGACCGGGCCGGGGGATATCGCCTGCATGACCGAAAGAGCGCGGAGGGCGATCGCGGACGCCGAGTACGTCATCGGGAACGGCCGCTACCTGGACCTGATCGAAGACCTGATCGCGGGCAAGACTGTCCTGCGGAGCGGCATGGGGCGGGAGGTCGAGCGGGCGGAGACGGCGGCAGAGCTGGCGGCGGAGCACCGCGTCGCCCTGGTGAGCGGCGGAGATCCGGGCATCTACGGCATGGCGTCCATCGTCCTCGAGGTGATCGAGCGGCGGGGACTGGACGTGGCGGTGGAGGTGGTTCCCGGGGTAACTGCGGCCCAGGCAGCCGCATCGCTCCTGGGATCGCCCCTCTCGGGCGACCACGTCACGCTCAGCCTCTCCGATCTCCTCACACCCTGGGCGGTGATCGAGAAGAGGCTGGATCTCGCCTTCTCGATGAGGGTGCCGGTAGTCATCTACAACCCAAAGAGCCGGGGGCGGGCGGAGCACTGCGCGCGGGCGCTGGAGATAGCCCGCGCGCACCTACCCCCGCAGACGCCGGTCGGGATCGTGCGGAACGCCTATCGCCCCGAAGAGCGGGTCGTCGTCACGACGCTGGAAGAGATTGCAGACTTTCTGAAGGACGTGGACATGCACTCCACCCTGATCGTCGGCGGGGAGGAGAGCAGGATCTGGAGGAGCGGTTCGGATGCACGGGGAATCATCACGCCGCGGGGATACCACCGCAAATACGTATACTGA
- a CDS encoding precorrin-8X methylmutase has protein sequence MHGESSRRGDTTANTYTDPGAVTEEAYGISRKSRQIARERVGDSGPEDRIRQRCAIAVGDFDMADLMRFANRPVQAGLRALAGGAPIVTDIRMVQAGIQKKGHTSRILCALDHGEEIARESGITRTSAGFLALRRRLDGAIVVIGNAPSALLTICSLIGEGVRPALVIGTPVGFVNAAESKEALRSLDVPSISCEGTRGGTPVAVAALNELITLRIEEQDAAGSGNGI, from the coding sequence ATGCACGGGGAATCATCACGCCGCGGGGATACCACCGCAAATACGTATACTGATCCGGGGGCCGTCACCGAGGAGGCGTACGGCATCTCGAGGAAGAGCCGTCAGATCGCGCGGGAGCGGGTCGGGGACAGCGGTCCCGAGGACCGCATCCGCCAGCGCTGCGCCATCGCCGTCGGGGACTTCGACATGGCGGACTTGATGAGGTTCGCGAACCGCCCGGTGCAGGCGGGACTGCGGGCGCTCGCCGGTGGGGCTCCCATTGTCACGGACATCCGCATGGTGCAGGCTGGCATCCAGAAGAAGGGGCACACCAGCCGCATCCTCTGCGCCCTCGATCACGGCGAGGAGATCGCCCGGGAGAGCGGCATCACACGCACGTCCGCCGGGTTCCTGGCGCTGCGCCGTCGCCTGGACGGAGCGATCGTCGTGATCGGGAACGCGCCTTCCGCCCTGCTCACGATCTGCAGCCTGATCGGGGAGGGCGTTCGGCCGGCGCTCGTAATCGGGACCCCCGTCGGGTTCGTGAACGCCGCCGAGAGCAAGGAGGCGCTGCGGAGCCTGGATGTCCCTTCCATCTCCTGCGAGGGGACGCGGGGCGGCACCCCGGTGGCAGTCGCCGCCCTGAACGAACTGATCACCCTCCGCATCGAGGAGCAGGATGCTGCGGGATCCGGTAACGGGATTTGA
- a CDS encoding cobalt-precorrin-5B (C(1))-methyltransferase, which translates to MRDPVTGFEYPETWAAACRDPQRRALVAAGLAVLTASGAALRRGFTTGTTAAAAAKAAVLSLAGGEPASVDLTLPCGIAVSIPVTARQGRATARKDPGDYPEDATAGAEFVAAAKRISGGIEIDAGEGIGRWMRDTPRARRGEPAISRTALESIERAVAEAVEAAGLAGARVELSVPQGRRIARQTLNPRIGIEGGISILGTTGLVEPWDDHLVESVIERIERSRRVVLATGRTGLRYARLLFPAHEVVLVGSRIGAALDAAKGDVVLCGLPGLILRFIDPGILEGTGCATVEELVLSPSWEAARERALGAYRERYPWVRVVLLAREGRILGESGC; encoded by the coding sequence CTGCGGGATCCGGTAACGGGATTTGAGTACCCGGAGACCTGGGCGGCGGCCTGCCGGGACCCGCAGCGCCGTGCGCTCGTGGCGGCGGGGCTCGCCGTGCTCACGGCATCCGGGGCCGCGCTCCGGCGGGGCTTCACCACCGGGACGACGGCAGCCGCAGCGGCCAAGGCGGCGGTTCTCTCGCTGGCAGGCGGCGAACCCGCGTCCGTCGATCTTACTCTGCCCTGCGGGATCGCGGTTTCCATACCCGTGACGGCCCGGCAGGGACGTGCGACCGCACGCAAGGATCCCGGTGACTACCCGGAAGACGCGACAGCGGGTGCGGAGTTCGTGGCGGCCGCCAAACGGATATCCGGAGGAATCGAGATCGACGCCGGCGAGGGGATCGGGCGGTGGATGCGGGACACCCCGCGGGCGCGGCGGGGGGAGCCTGCGATCAGCCGCACCGCTCTGGAGAGTATCGAGCGCGCGGTCGCCGAAGCGGTGGAGGCGGCCGGGCTCGCAGGAGCGCGGGTGGAGCTCTCCGTCCCGCAGGGTCGGCGGATCGCTCGGCAGACCCTCAACCCCCGCATCGGGATCGAGGGCGGCATCTCCATCCTGGGCACCACGGGGCTCGTTGAGCCCTGGGACGACCACCTCGTGGAGTCGGTGATCGAGCGGATCGAACGATCGCGGCGGGTGGTGCTGGCGACCGGCCGCACGGGCCTCCGCTATGCCCGACTGCTCTTCCCCGCCCACGAGGTGGTGCTGGTCGGCAGCCGGATCGGAGCGGCGCTGGATGCGGCAAAGGGGGACGTCGTCCTCTGCGGCCTCCCCGGGCTGATCCTGCGGTTCATCGATCCCGGTATTCTGGAGGGAACGGGCTGCGCGACCGTCGAGGAGCTCGTCCTCTCCCCCTCATGGGAAGCGGCGCGAGAGAGGGCGCTCGGGGCGTACAGAGAGCGGTATCCATGGGTTCGGGTCGTCCTGCTCGCGCGGGAGGGGCGCATTCTAGGGGAGAGCGGATGCTGA
- a CDS encoding cobalt-precorrin-7 (C(5))-methyltransferase → MLIVGVGCGPGMITEQAIAVLRTARRVYGSERAIALASAHLPEGCDVRVIEDYRRLKDLPQDAVVLSTGDPMLAGLGYLPGTVVPGISSMQVAFARLRIPLARAAIIAAHGRDHARAIEEARNEVLRGRVAFIVADPAFPVAPLASALPPGTRVALCENLGYPEERIALGTAEEPPEPRADLFVVVAGSF, encoded by the coding sequence ATGCTGATCGTCGGTGTCGGCTGCGGGCCGGGGATGATAACAGAGCAGGCGATCGCCGTCCTGCGGACCGCACGGCGCGTCTACGGCTCCGAACGGGCGATCGCGCTCGCCAGCGCCCACCTGCCCGAAGGGTGCGACGTGCGGGTGATCGAGGACTACCGGCGCCTGAAGGACCTCCCGCAGGACGCGGTGGTCCTGTCCACAGGGGACCCGATGCTCGCCGGGCTCGGCTATCTCCCGGGCACGGTCGTCCCGGGCATCTCCTCGATGCAGGTCGCCTTCGCCCGCCTCCGCATCCCGCTCGCCCGCGCCGCCATCATCGCCGCCCACGGGAGAGATCATGCACGGGCGATCGAAGAGGCGCGGAACGAGGTTCTCCGGGGTCGGGTCGCCTTCATCGTCGCCGACCCGGCCTTCCCGGTCGCGCCGCTGGCATCCGCCCTTCCTCCCGGGACGCGGGTCGCCCTCTGCGAGAATCTGGGATACCCGGAGGAGCGGATAGCACTGGGTACGGCGGAGGAGCCGCCCGAACCGCGGGCGGACCTCTTCGTCGTTGTGGCCGGTTCCTTCTGA
- the pyk gene encoding pyruvate kinase: MVSMELPDHKTKIVCTIGPASSSLPVLRGMLRSGMNVARLNLSHGSFDDHRGYIRTIRTAAEADRLPFTILADLPGPKIRIGRLASEPILLRKGDRVILTTEPLLGDTNRIPVDFEAFPEIVSPGSIVYLADGFLQLRVLEVTGMDVVCEVLIGGHLFSRKGMNLVGDFPRIGALTPRDIECLRFGLGEGLDTFSISFIEDAADIRRAREIAADLGKSIRVVAKIERHEALENLDALLREADGVMIARGDLGVQIPLQDVPGVQKRIIRQANILGKPVITATQMLESMTENIRPTRAEVTDVATAILDGTDAVMLSEETSVGRYPVETVATMAAIARSAEAYRSSALGPCDLEGYFRSGMGRQGITVGDVVSLNVIEAMHALGIRFVVTPTRTGGTPRRISRFKPDAWILAFSRSEETQRFLNLSYGVYPFLIHTGREPWHDLIIQFLKQSGLVHAGDRVLLTEGVSPGEPGTDSLTIYRVP; this comes from the coding sequence ATGGTATCCATGGAGCTCCCCGACCACAAGACCAAGATCGTCTGCACGATCGGCCCTGCCTCCTCCAGCCTTCCGGTGCTGCGCGGGATGCTGCGGAGCGGCATGAACGTGGCGCGCCTGAACCTCTCCCACGGCAGCTTCGACGATCACCGCGGCTATATCCGTACCATCCGCACCGCTGCCGAGGCGGATAGACTGCCGTTCACCATCCTCGCCGATCTCCCCGGCCCCAAGATCCGCATCGGAAGGCTCGCGTCCGAGCCGATCCTCCTGCGGAAGGGGGATCGGGTGATCCTCACGACGGAGCCGCTGCTCGGCGATACGAACCGCATCCCGGTCGACTTCGAGGCCTTTCCCGAGATCGTCTCCCCGGGCAGCATCGTCTATCTGGCAGACGGATTCCTGCAGCTGCGGGTGCTGGAGGTGACGGGAATGGACGTGGTCTGCGAGGTGCTGATCGGGGGGCACCTCTTCTCGCGGAAGGGGATGAATCTGGTCGGTGACTTCCCCCGGATCGGGGCGCTCACCCCGCGGGACATCGAGTGCCTCCGCTTCGGGCTCGGGGAGGGGCTCGACACCTTCTCCATCTCCTTCATCGAGGATGCCGCAGACATCCGGCGGGCCCGCGAGATCGCTGCCGATCTCGGGAAGTCGATCCGCGTCGTGGCGAAGATCGAGCGCCACGAGGCGCTGGAGAACCTGGACGCGCTCCTGCGGGAGGCGGACGGGGTGATGATCGCCCGGGGGGACCTCGGCGTCCAGATTCCGCTGCAGGACGTGCCCGGGGTGCAGAAGCGGATCATCCGCCAGGCGAACATCCTGGGAAAGCCGGTGATCACCGCCACCCAGATGCTCGAGTCGATGACCGAGAACATCCGACCGACTCGCGCGGAGGTGACGGACGTGGCAACCGCGATCCTGGACGGCACCGACGCTGTCATGCTCTCGGAGGAGACCTCGGTCGGGAGGTACCCCGTGGAGACGGTGGCGACGATGGCGGCGATCGCCCGATCCGCCGAGGCGTACCGATCGTCCGCGCTCGGGCCATGTGATCTGGAGGGCTACTTCCGCAGCGGGATGGGGCGGCAGGGGATCACGGTCGGCGATGTGGTCTCCTTGAACGTGATCGAGGCGATGCATGCTCTCGGGATTCGGTTCGTGGTGACCCCCACCCGCACCGGCGGCACCCCCCGGCGGATCTCCCGGTTCAAGCCGGACGCCTGGATCCTCGCCTTCTCCCGGAGCGAGGAGACGCAGAGGTTCCTCAACCTATCCTATGGCGTCTACCCGTTCCTGATCCACACCGGGAGGGAGCCGTGGCACGACCTGATCATCCAGTTCCTGAAACAGTCCGGGCTGGTGCATGCGGGCGACCGCGTGCTCCTCACCGAGGGCGTCTCCCCGGGGGAGCCGGGCACCGACTCGCTCACCATCTACCGGGTGCCCTGA
- a CDS encoding energy-coupling factor ABC transporter permease, translated as MHIMEGYLPGIWSLFWFLVSMPFLLYGMYQVKKVFRDRREALPLLAVAGAFVFVLSSLKLPSITGSCSHPTGTGLAAILFGPAAASILGVIVLLYQALFLAHGGLSTLGANVFSMGIAGPLAAYGIYRAGRRLNLNTYATVFLAAAIADLSTYVVTSLQLALAFPAGAGGVWASFVAFGSIFAITQVPLAILEGVVTGLIFKYIIDLRPDILVRLNVLPAQAVARVKEARA; from the coding sequence ATGCACATCATGGAAGGATACCTGCCAGGTATATGGTCGCTGTTCTGGTTTCTGGTCTCGATGCCGTTCCTCCTCTACGGCATGTACCAGGTGAAGAAGGTGTTCCGCGACAGGCGCGAAGCCCTGCCCCTGCTGGCAGTGGCCGGAGCGTTCGTCTTCGTGCTCTCCTCGCTCAAACTGCCGTCGATCACGGGCAGCTGCTCTCATCCTACCGGCACGGGTCTCGCCGCGATCCTCTTCGGGCCGGCCGCCGCCTCCATCCTGGGCGTCATCGTCCTCCTCTACCAGGCGCTCTTCCTGGCCCACGGCGGCCTCTCCACCCTCGGCGCCAATGTCTTCTCCATGGGCATCGCCGGGCCGCTGGCAGCATACGGGATCTACCGCGCCGGCAGGCGGCTGAACCTGAACACCTATGCAACGGTCTTCCTGGCCGCCGCCATCGCAGATCTCTCCACGTACGTGGTGACCTCCCTGCAGCTGGCGCTCGCCTTCCCCGCCGGGGCGGGAGGTGTCTGGGCTTCCTTCGTCGCCTTCGGCTCCATCTTCGCCATCACCCAGGTACCTCTCGCCATCCTGGAGGGCGTGGTGACCGGGCTCATCTTCAAGTATATCATCGACCTCCGCCCCGACATCCTGGTCCGCCTGAACGTCCTGCCCGCCCAGGCTGTCGCGAGAGTGAAGGAGGCGAGGGCATGA
- a CDS encoding energy-coupling factor ABC transporter substrate-binding protein, translating into MKRKGELIAALAIVIMAIVFLYQNAQIQANLAEGEEAWGGADGSAAELLEEQGYVPWMQPIWEPPSGEIESLLFSLQAAIGAGIIGYFFGYNRGKRQGE; encoded by the coding sequence ATGAAGAGGAAGGGCGAACTGATCGCAGCGCTCGCGATCGTCATCATGGCGATCGTATTCCTCTATCAGAACGCCCAGATCCAGGCGAATCTGGCGGAAGGCGAGGAAGCCTGGGGCGGCGCGGACGGGAGCGCAGCTGAGCTGCTGGAAGAGCAGGGCTACGTCCCCTGGATGCAGCCGATCTGGGAGCCGCCGAGCGGAGAGATCGAGAGCCTCCTCTTCAGTCTTCAGGCCGCGATCGGGGCCGGCATCATCGGCTACTTCTTCGGCTACAACCGCGGGAAGAGACAGGGTGAGTGA
- the cbiQ gene encoding cobalt ECF transporter T component CbiQ has protein sequence MTETILDDFANTNALSSVDPRLKVALSIGAILISVSSTSPVAPAFVAATMGLATVLLAKIPLSFYLRALLAPLLFIVTGGAVILFVTGSGDPLFSVPLSVVTLTATRDAANLTILVAARALGGICSLFFIALTTPLIEIFSLLRSAGLPREFVDLSMLVYRSIFVLIGEAIAIGNAQVMRQGYTTFRNSISALSMLGSMLFVRAWERGEDLILAMDARCYDGRLELLENERRISIRGTLLVIGYLAGAAALMVGTASLEVL, from the coding sequence ATGACCGAGACGATCCTCGACGATTTCGCCAACACCAATGCCCTCTCCTCCGTAGATCCCCGGCTGAAGGTGGCGCTTTCCATCGGCGCCATCCTGATCAGCGTATCGTCGACGAGCCCCGTCGCCCCGGCATTCGTCGCGGCGACGATGGGGCTCGCTACCGTCCTGCTGGCGAAAATACCGCTCTCCTTCTACCTGCGGGCCCTTCTGGCGCCCCTGCTCTTCATCGTCACAGGCGGCGCCGTGATCCTGTTCGTAACGGGCAGCGGCGATCCCCTCTTCTCCGTGCCACTCTCCGTCGTCACCCTGACGGCGACGCGAGATGCGGCGAACCTCACGATCCTCGTGGCGGCACGGGCGCTCGGAGGCATCTGCTCGCTCTTCTTCATCGCGCTCACCACCCCCCTGATCGAGATATTCTCGCTTCTGCGGTCGGCAGGGCTCCCGCGGGAGTTCGTAGACCTATCCATGCTCGTCTACCGCTCCATCTTCGTCCTGATCGGGGAAGCGATCGCGATCGGCAACGCCCAGGTCATGCGGCAGGGCTACACGACATTCCGCAACTCGATATCTGCCCTCTCCATGCTCGGCTCGATGCTCTTCGTACGGGCGTGGGAGAGGGGCGAAGATCTCATTCTCGCGATGGACGCCCGCTGCTACGACGGAAGGCTGGAACTCCTGGAGAACGAGCGGAGGATCTCGATCCGGGGCACCCTGCTGGTGATCGGGTACTTGGCAGGCGCCGCCGCCCTGATGGTCGGAACCGCGTCGCTGGAAGTGCTGTAG
- a CDS encoding ATP-binding cassette domain-containing protein: MDAAIEFLDVHYAYPNRPEALRGVNAAIGTGKKIAVVGPNGAGKTTLLLMCNGTLRPNRGEVRLFGSPLQYDGRSLREARRRVGMVFQNSDAQLFAPTVYQDVAFGPVNLGLPQEHVRRRVEDALYAVGLGGYEKRPPHRLSGGEKKRAAIAGVLAMEPDILIFDEPTSSLDPAGAAETMDLLDELHERGTLVVISTHDVELAYRWADDVILMAEGTVLRRAPPGVLFADPELVRRARLTMPQLLELHSALTARGLLDGGDPPSGVLEMVQNIERAAGRGAAGERGAIYLMDAKACDGGTVHRMLASGQICAIGAMGTHAKQRLEQERIVPQFTHDVIDRCLMEAILGRSTLIVTSGGMLQRVQQRVEAFCERSRLRVSAILLEATVPPGNPRTQDDSA, encoded by the coding sequence ATGGATGCCGCGATAGAGTTTCTGGATGTCCACTACGCCTACCCCAACCGCCCGGAGGCGCTGCGGGGCGTGAACGCCGCCATCGGAACGGGGAAGAAGATCGCCGTTGTCGGTCCGAATGGTGCAGGTAAGACTACGCTGCTGTTGATGTGCAACGGAACGCTCCGCCCGAACCGCGGGGAGGTGCGGCTCTTCGGATCTCCTCTGCAGTACGACGGGCGATCGCTCCGGGAAGCGCGCCGCCGGGTGGGCATGGTCTTCCAGAACTCCGACGCCCAGCTCTTCGCGCCCACGGTCTACCAGGACGTCGCCTTCGGGCCCGTGAACCTCGGTCTCCCGCAGGAACATGTGAGGCGCCGGGTGGAAGACGCCCTGTACGCTGTGGGGCTCGGCGGGTACGAGAAGCGCCCTCCCCACCGCCTCTCGGGGGGCGAGAAGAAGCGCGCGGCCATCGCCGGCGTCCTGGCGATGGAGCCGGATATCCTCATCTTCGACGAGCCCACGAGCTCCCTGGATCCCGCAGGTGCCGCAGAGACGATGGATCTGCTGGACGAGCTCCATGAACGCGGCACCCTGGTTGTCATCTCCACGCACGACGTCGAGCTAGCCTACCGCTGGGCGGACGATGTGATCCTGATGGCCGAGGGGACCGTGCTTCGGCGCGCACCGCCCGGGGTGCTCTTCGCCGACCCGGAACTGGTGCGGCGCGCCCGTCTCACCATGCCGCAGCTCCTGGAGCTCCACTCGGCCCTGACGGCTCGGGGCCTGCTGGACGGCGGCGATCCCCCCTCCGGCGTGCTGGAGATGGTGCAGAACATCGAACGCGCGGCGGGCCGCGGTGCCGCTGGAGAGCGGGGCGCGATCTACCTCATGGATGCGAAGGCCTGTGACGGCGGTACGGTGCACCGGATGCTCGCGAGCGGGCAGATCTGCGCTATCGGCGCCATGGGCACCCATGCGAAGCAGCGCCTCGAGCAGGAGCGGATCGTCCCGCAGTTCACGCACGACGTGATCGACCGATGCCTGATGGAGGCGATCCTGGGGCGGAGCACCCTCATCGTCACCTCCGGGGGAATGCTGCAGCGCGTCCAGCAGCGGGTGGAGGCGTTCTGCGAGAGGAGCCGCCTGCGGGTGTCCGCGATCCTCCTCGAGGCGACGGTTCCACCCGGCAACCCGCGGACGCAGGATGATAGCGCATGA
- a CDS encoding cobyrinate a,c-diamide synthase, whose translation MNTYGSIGMIRIPRIVVAGTHSGCGKTTVASGLMAALAARGLHVQPFKVGPDFIDPTHHTAICGRHSRNLDPYMMGRKGVEETFAAAVRGADIAVIEGVMGLYDGMDGSETSSTAEVAKILQAPVVLVIDARGMSRSIHAVVRGYAGFDPATRIAGVILNRVGSERHRRSIEPALEIPALGWIPRRTDLSVQSRHLGLAMAHESGKMSLFGRIIEETCDLEGIVKVAGTAPPLPGTDLSAPLPEPDVQIGVARDEAFCFYYPDNLERLAAAGAGVRFFSPIRDSLPAVDLIYLGGGYPELHAAALERSPCTKEIRKAADGGMPIYGECGGLLYLTGGLDAERFYRFGGILPAHSVMEDRIQGLGYVEASVRQGTDLLPSDLAYRGHEFHYSRVECGRDARFAVSLQRGTGIERGRDGLFVDSVMGCYTHAYFSTDFAEALVAAARRFQRR comes from the coding sequence ATGAACACGTACGGATCGATCGGGATGATCCGCATTCCGCGCATCGTCGTCGCCGGAACCCACAGCGGCTGCGGCAAGACCACGGTGGCGAGCGGACTGATGGCCGCCCTCGCAGCCCGCGGGCTGCACGTCCAGCCCTTCAAGGTGGGGCCGGACTTCATCGATCCCACGCACCACACAGCCATCTGCGGCCGCCATTCGAGGAACCTGGATCCTTACATGATGGGGCGGAAGGGTGTGGAGGAGACGTTCGCTGCAGCGGTTCGGGGTGCCGATATTGCGGTCATCGAGGGCGTGATGGGGCTCTACGACGGCATGGACGGCTCCGAGACCTCCAGCACCGCGGAGGTGGCGAAGATTCTGCAGGCGCCGGTGGTGCTAGTAATCGACGCACGCGGCATGTCGAGGTCGATCCATGCGGTGGTGCGGGGTTATGCGGGGTTCGATCCCGCAACGCGGATCGCCGGCGTCATCCTGAACCGGGTGGGAAGCGAACGCCATCGGAGGTCGATCGAACCTGCACTGGAGATACCCGCCCTCGGCTGGATCCCCCGCCGGACGGATCTGTCGGTGCAGAGCCGCCACCTCGGACTTGCCATGGCCCACGAGAGCGGCAAAATGAGCCTCTTCGGGCGCATCATAGAGGAGACCTGCGATCTGGAGGGGATCGTGAAGGTGGCCGGAACGGCGCCCCCGCTCCCCGGGACGGATCTGTCCGCCCCTCTCCCCGAACCGGACGTCCAGATCGGGGTTGCCCGGGACGAGGCGTTCTGCTTCTACTACCCGGACAACCTTGAGCGGCTTGCCGCTGCCGGTGCCGGGGTGCGGTTCTTCAGCCCGATCCGTGACTCCCTGCCCGCGGTGGATCTGATCTACCTCGGCGGGGGATACCCGGAGCTCCATGCAGCCGCCCTCGAGCGATCGCCCTGCACGAAGGAGATCCGGAAGGCGGCGGACGGCGGCATGCCCATCTACGGGGAGTGCGGTGGACTGCTCTACCTCACCGGCGGGCTCGATGCGGAGAGGTTCTACCGCTTCGGCGGCATTCTCCCCGCCCATTCGGTGATGGAGGATCGGATCCAGGGACTCGGCTACGTCGAGGCCTCGGTCCGGCAGGGCACGGATCTCCTGCCGTCCGATCTCGCCTACCGCGGCCACGAGTTCCACTACTCCCGCGTGGAGTGCGGCAGGGACGCACGGTTCGCGGTGTCGCTCCAGCGGGGAACCGGGATAGAGAGGGGCCGCGACGGGCTGTTCGTGGATTCCGTCATGGGCTGCTATACCCACGCCTACTTCTCCACAGACTTCGCAGAAGCACTCGTCGCTGCGGCACGGCGGTTCCAGCGAAGGTAG
- a CDS encoding carbonic anhydrase — protein MIDKLLEGNTRFMEEEFQSHRDCYAELAKGQSPTVLWIGCSDSRVIPERITRAKPGEIFVHRNIGNIIPNNDWSFATVLEYAINHLKVKDIVVCGHSDCGAMKALDKETQDTYIPLWLNNARRARLNVDAAMGAVVTAKDARERKKNIELENIRLQMEHLRNYPLVRKAEEEGRIGLHGLYYDMESGKLSKIL, from the coding sequence ATGATCGATAAGTTGCTGGAAGGAAACACCCGCTTCATGGAAGAAGAGTTTCAGAGTCACAGGGATTGCTACGCTGAACTCGCAAAAGGGCAGAGCCCGACAGTGCTCTGGATCGGCTGCTCGGACTCCCGCGTCATCCCCGAACGGATCACCAGAGCGAAGCCCGGGGAGATCTTCGTGCACCGCAACATCGGCAACATCATCCCCAACAATGACTGGAGCTTTGCCACGGTCCTGGAGTATGCCATCAATCACCTGAAGGTCAAGGACATCGTCGTCTGCGGCCATTCGGACTGCGGTGCGATGAAGGCGCTCGACAAGGAGACGCAGGACACCTACATACCCCTCTGGCTGAACAATGCCCGGCGGGCACGGCTCAACGTGGATGCCGCGATGGGCGCGGTCGTCACCGCGAAGGATGCCCGCGAGCGGAAGAAGAACATCGAGCTGGAGAACATCCGGCTGCAGATGGAGCACCTCCGCAACTATCCGCTCGTGCGGAAGGCGGAAGAAGAGGGCAGGATCGGTCTGCACGGCCTGTACTACGACATGGAGAGCGGAAAGCTCTCGAAGATACTCTAA
- a CDS encoding tetratricopeptide repeat protein, protein MDEEQGSEQGGAVLWDLFKKRDISKWVREGDVFAEQGKYRDALQSYDRALEVDPNEPETLFKKGLVYKEQGKYIEAIEFFDRALVRDPKNAQIWYQKGVALGNMERIEDALKCFDRILEIDPKYAVIAWYHKGLTLGKLGRYEEAIQSYDVVLEMDPKYAIAWYSRGIILEYMGRYEEALECFNKALEMYKKSADLWYHKGMTLVKLDRQGDALHAFDTALKLDPLHVKAYLGKGSILEEKGQYDESIALYDRVLRMDQRNAKAWYQKGTSLQKLGRPGEAIECFNKALEIVPGNVIVLLSKGVVLASLGQYRAALICFDEALAIQDIPEVRNIRDAVAEELTAQDTQAA, encoded by the coding sequence GTGGACGAGGAACAGGGGTCCGAACAGGGAGGGGCAGTTTTGTGGGATCTTTTTAAGAAAAGGGATATTTCGAAGTGGGTCAGGGAAGGGGACGTCTTCGCCGAGCAGGGTAAATACCGTGACGCTCTCCAGTCCTACGACCGGGCGCTGGAGGTGGATCCGAACGAGCCGGAGACGCTCTTCAAGAAAGGGCTGGTCTACAAGGAGCAGGGGAAGTATATCGAGGCCATTGAGTTCTTCGACAGGGCGCTCGTAAGGGATCCGAAGAACGCCCAGATATGGTACCAGAAAGGGGTGGCGCTCGGGAACATGGAGAGGATCGAGGATGCCCTGAAGTGCTTCGACCGCATCCTGGAGATCGATCCCAAGTATGCCGTGATCGCCTGGTACCACAAAGGGCTGACTCTTGGCAAACTGGGTCGTTACGAGGAGGCGATCCAGTCCTACGACGTTGTGCTCGAGATGGACCCCAAGTACGCCATCGCCTGGTACAGCCGTGGGATCATCCTGGAGTACATGGGTCGGTACGAGGAGGCGCTCGAGTGTTTCAACAAAGCCCTGGAGATGTACAAGAAGAGTGCCGATCTCTGGTATCACAAGGGTATGACGCTCGTGAAGCTCGACCGGCAGGGAGATGCCCTCCATGCATTCGACACGGCGCTCAAGCTCGATCCCCTCCATGTGAAGGCATACCTGGGCAAGGGATCCATTCTCGAGGAGAAGGGGCAGTACGACGAATCCATCGCCCTCTACGATCGTGTCCTCCGCATGGATCAGCGTAATGCTAAGGCCTGGTACCAGAAGGGAACCAGCCTCCAGAAGCTCGGACGGCCCGGCGAGGCGATCGAATGCTTCAACAAGGCGCTGGAGATCGTGCCCGGCAACGTCATCGTCCTCCTGAGCAAGGGGGTCGTACTGGCATCGCTAGGACAGTACCGGGCTGCCCTGATCTGCTTTGACGAGGCGCTCGCCATCCAGGACATTCCTGAAGTGCGCAATATCCGCGATGCGGTGGCAGAAGAGCTCACCGCGCAGGATACTCAGGCCGCATGA